A single genomic interval of Musa acuminata AAA Group cultivar baxijiao chromosome BXJ3-4, Cavendish_Baxijiao_AAA, whole genome shotgun sequence harbors:
- the LOC103981407 gene encoding LOB domain-containing protein 37: protein MSCNGCRILRRGCSDSCLLRPCLQWIDSAEAQAHATVFVAKFFGRAGLMSFISAVPSSQRPGLFQSLLYEACGRTINPVNGAVGLLWTGNWHLCQAAVETVLRGGALRPLPNLAAEAHGGGAMPEADGLCPPPRMGFSSFSSAKRRRAPAPSKADYAAACDLDLCLTPRSPRSEREDKRRRPATPSMNSEGSVTTSAESDGGDRSAVEPTLLNLFM from the exons ATGAGTTGCAACGGGTGCAGAATCCTCCGCAGGGGCTGCAGCGACTCCTGCCTGCTCCGGCCCTGCCTCCAGTGGATCGACTCCGCCGAGGCTCAGGCCCACGCCACCGTCTTCGTCGCCAAGTTCTTCGGCCGCGCCGGCCTTATGTCCTTCATCTCCGCCGTCCCCTCCTCCCAGCGCCCAG GTCTGTTCCAATCCTTGCTCTACGAGGCGTGCGGGCGGACCATCAACCCGGTGAACGGTGCCGTGGGCCTGCTGTGGACCGGCAACTGGCACCTCTGCCAGGCGGCGGTGGAGACCGTCCTCCGCGGCGGCGCGCTCCGCCCGCTCCCGAATCTCGCCGCCGAGGCCCACGGCGGCGGCGCGATGCCGGAGGCTGACGGCCTCTGCCCTCCCCCGAGGATGGGGTTCTCCTCCTTCTCTTCGGCCAAGCGGCGGAGGGCACCGGCTCCATCCAAGGCGGACTACGCGGCGGCGTGCGACCTGGACCTGTGCCTGACCCCGCGGTCTCCAAGAAGCGAGAGAGAGGATAAGCGGCGGCGGCCAGCGACGCCGTCGATGAACTCGGAGGGGTCGGTGACGACGAGCGCCGAGAGCGACGGAGGCGACCGCTCCGCCGTCGAGCCGACGCTTCTCAACCTCTTCATGTGA